From the genome of Lasioglossum baleicum unplaced genomic scaffold, iyLasBale1 scaffold0021, whole genome shotgun sequence:
tattttcactgttttgaacTGCGcgtgttcatttttattataaatgcatgaaatccggagGCTAGTAATGATCGAGATTGTTTTAGTACACCAGCTTGGAGGATGTGAAAGGATATCGGCATTGCTTATGGGACCTGATGGATACTTATATGTGACACGCAAGGGATTCGTGAAGTCGTCACCACGCTAAGCGACACTTCCACTGACAGATCCTAACTAATTAACACTGTCCCTTTTGGGATTGTTTGTGGACAGCGGAAGGATCCGCTAGCACGGACTGCTTTAGGTTAATGCGATCTCTCTAGACCTTTATGCTAATTCACCGTTTTAGACAGGAATTTGTAGAAAAGTTGATATCATTTTATTATGGTACATTACTATTTCAATCATACTTGAAATGTTGAAAAATCCGGCCAGATTTGATCGGTCAAATAAATTTCGAATGATATGACGCGATTTTAATTAACTTTGACGATCGGTTCCCATGAAATTGGAGCTCCATCAAAGCGGCAGCTATTGTAAAAAATCTCACTCGTGGATGTGACCCTCGCTTTTTCGACGTGGAAACCTGTCCGAGGATTTAATTTGTCCGCGGATCACTACGCGACTCGACACGGACCCATTTACAAAGGAATACTTTTTCGTTTACACCGTCTCTAattaatgcctactaatttcgACGCGAAGCATCTTTTGATAGAAAGTTCCTAATAATGCCTCCCCTCTCCCTCGATTAAAGAATATCGAACTTTCATGAATTTAATGCGAACAAAGCGTCGTGCGTAACCCCTAATGAAATTCTAACGCGCAATTTTCCAATATTCGTTTTACGTTGGCATTAAGTTagtctaaattcaaattcaactttcaatctctctccctctctcaatctctcattatatttaaatctaaattcaaattcacctctcagcaacccaatttaaatcgaaattcaaattcaactttcaatcatcaTATGTGCCTACAATACTCTCAAGatgtttaagcaaaataaaaatattctggaaGCTATACGAGAgcaatattataaaacaatagctaaaaattttttcttccaTGTCGCATTGCCATGTGAAAAAGCAATTGATAATAACGAGGAGAAAAATCGCGGCGTGTAGGTTCTCATGGGCAGGAAAATAGCACGATATGTACGTGAATGATCGAAATGGGTTGGCGTGATAGTGTGTCTCTTCGAACACGGTCGGATAAATGAAAAATTGGTGTAAAACAGTACGGTATAGTTTAAGATCGGGGTATCACGTTCAATTATTAATCAAGGAACAATGGATATGCTCGTAATATCCGCAGTGGCCAACATGTCCGTCCCGTGTCAGGTTATTGTAAACGGTGCTTTACACCGGTCTCGAGTCAAAATCAATAAACCGATTATTGGCCGGGCTGAACGGAGATTATGTTGCTTTGAATTGACACCCCGACACGGGCTTCGCGCCGATTGAATTTCGCGGGACTTTCTAGACGGCCGGACGTCCGTCCCAGTTCCTTTTTCCACGTCCGACACCGTAAAATCACGCTGAATGCAATCCTTGCGGACACTACTGCAAGAGGAATCGATCTTTTGTTGTCGGACTGGTCGCCCGGCGAAGTTTCCAGGCATTATGCGACCATGTTATTCGCTTACACACCGGCAAACAATGCGCTCTCTGGGGgagagaaaaaatatatatgtatatatacaatatatagtatacaatacatatacaatatgtatatacaaCGGGGCATTCCTCGGCGAGTCTCTCTTTTTAACGCCCGTCTATTTATTTAACGGTAAAATGAGTGACTGGTATAAATAGGACATTATTTTCTTCCACCAAGGTACAAACCCCCGTGAATGGGGATAGCCGAGAGAATAACGCGACATGGACTCCGCTCCAAGGAACAACGATGCACTGCTGAAATCTTTTTATGCGGCCACAGCCTCGCCTTAAGAAACTGTGACGAGGTACGAGCCTTTTCtgaaatttaaataactgtGGTACAAACATTATTAACACTGCCGAGGGCCGAGGGATCACCGAcatcagaatttttattttaaaattgttttagaCGTGCTTTCGTACGGATTCACATTGAATGAATTGTGCCATTCGAGCAGAATTGAATTTAGGAGAACAATTTGGTTGTTTTTCAACAGGAAGTAAAAATACGACGGAAATCTacgaggtagaacattttttcaCAGTTTCACTCTTCGAATATTCCTCTCGAAAATTGGACAATCCTTCGAGGATTAACGAAATTTTTCAATcaaaaagaagaataaaaatagtagaaattcAATTGATAGATGTTACAGTCGCAACTCGTGTTTCGAAGTCTACAGCgaacgaataaaataaataaatcgaacTGTTATGGAACTATCGAGTGAGACGGATCTCGAAAATTTCGTAGAGGGCGTCGAACCTTCGCGTCGATTGTCGGAACCATGTCAGAATTATCGGCAGAGTGTATACTGTTTGCGAGAAACAATGGGTCAAACGGTGGGTCGTATGCCAAACACATGGGCTCGTTTACTCGAAGAGAAAGATCGCGTGTTATACTGGAGCGGCGAAGTCCTGGCGAGAGTGGCCGACAATGTTAATCAAGAAGAGTCGTTTCAGATTGATTACGGAGATGACTGTATCGATCGGAAGGTTGATTTGTGGATACAGGCCTGCCGTGACAAAGTCGGCAGAATTCTCTGTAATCGAAGAAACGTGTCGCAAGAACGCAGGACTCGCATATTCCGGGAAATCGAGCAAGTGATTATTATTCTGTTGTCTCCTCGACGTGGTTTTCATATCGGACAGCGTAAACGGTgaaattactagactgtggatttgttttcaacatagaatacatatatattttcgttACACAAGGATCTCTACTGTAATTCCGCAAATACCCATAAATCTACCAATGAACGGCCGATATTAATGTTTCAATGCTTAATCCAGGTGAGAGCAGAACTCATGGCGAAGATGAGGAAGGACTACTATGAAAGTTACAGCGAGATAAGACAGTTCACGAAAAAAGTAGACAGCCTGGGACATCAGCAGCGCAAGGTACACGCTAAAATTCATGAACTCGAGGACACCTGCGCTGGGAACGtgagaaaatttcgaaagaagttcggTCCTCTGCGAGTGAAAACGTTCAGGAACCTTGTGATCAGCGAAAGATTTATATTCGTGGATAGAAGACTGAAAGCGAAGTTCGTCGAACGGGTATGAACCTCCattcaaattgaatttctaAGTATCTCTGATTGCGAGAAATGATTCCcattaaattttacattttatatattcatCCGATGGGCGGTCGTCGATGCCCGATATAATTAAATGGTCAATTAAACTCTCATTTTATTCGAATCCGcacgaatttatattttgccTCGGGCTCCATCGAGTGTAGTAATTAATCGTGTTTTTCCGTGATAGATTTACGACATCGATCGCAAGAATATGAAGACATGTGCCAAGAGCATTAATACATTGACGAAAATGTAGGGAAAACAACGACGACGAGGAAAATTACATACAGACGAAGTGGAAAATGTCTGGTTGATGGAAAATACACAAAATTCAAATGTGTAgagaatgtttatgcaaaactGGACACGATTTTATAATCGTCTcgttaattatatgtatagtgtaCTCGTGTTCTTTTCTATTCGCTAACCCACTTGTACACTAACAATACTTctgcaataaaaatagtaatAAGTGAAGGAGTtacgtttttcatttttccccgcatacGTGCCATAATTTTAGGTACACACGTTCTCGACGGCAAGGACAGTGATCCTATTATTGTATCGTTGATAGTATCTGAAGTTACCGCGCATATTTCCGTCACAATATTAGATTCTATCGTCGACAGTTTCCCCGTTAGAAAATGCTTCCCACGAATTTACGTTAATTCAGTTTCGGCAACACGAAAATACAACTTCCTAAGTGATCCTCTGGCAAATGCGACACCGGGGAGTAGAACTATTGTTACGCCGCACAATGGTGAACCGTTTAGGAAAACGCGATTCGCGTAAAGATTGTCGTATAGTCATACTCGTCAACCGGTGTTATAGAGCACGGAATTATTTCACCTTGAACTTATTCGTGTCAACTGGCGCGGAAACGAGAGAACGCTTTTTTTAAAATACAGTTTGATGGAGCAGAAAAATTATCAGTTCGTGGAAAGTATTGAAATGCTCGTGGAAATACAGCGTGCCATTGTTGAATCCGTGGAAAatgtgataaaataaaattcaataacgTCTGATAACGGACGATATTATTACCTACATTTATAGAATTTCTAGAATGGCATGAATATTGTTTAATTCATCAATGCAGTTAAACTGCCGGTGCACTGCTTCGCGCTGTAAATTTTTCTGTAGACCATTTAATTTTTCGAAATGCCTGAATTTCAGCCCGTTAAATTGGCCAACGTATACAGCAACTTTCTGTTGTAATTTACGTGACAGAAATGTGTATATCTGTAGAAATACAATTTGTAGATGATATTGTAGATAATATTTGTACTACCGTTACGCGAACATCGTGTACTAACTTGAACGACGATGTTGAGGCAGGTCGCGCCGGGATTCTCATGACCAGGAGAACAGAACGACCGAGAAAGTTGCTGAATACCAAACCTCAGGACCGTGACCGAGCATCTGTTTAGCCGACCCCTTTTCATGCACATTGGATCCTCCGTCACCTACAAGTAATAAACCCATCAAAAAAAtcaccttgtttatttttccatATAATAAACTCCGTACTATTgggttgacaagaaagtaatttcggtattttaaggtgaaataaaaaaccgaatttctttatcctaacgatgaactttaattattaagatattttcttgtttgttctttttggcaaaagatcatcgaacaatagggaaaatatcttatcgaTTACAGttgattgcttgaataaaaacatTCGGctttatttcactttaaaatgccgaaattactttcttgccaacccaataaattaATAGATAGCAACAATAAATGCACGTTCTCCTGGTGCAAACATTTCTGCTGATGTAAATAGAAGAAATAATTCGTGAAACACCATCATTGTCAGCTCGAACAATATTGAATCGATAAAATCTTTTAATTACTGCGAAATAGACctaaaatggacgtctttaagacgtcgtgtgccATCTGGGGCATTAATGGTTTAGAAAAAAGATATTCATTAACACAGTTTAATTGGAAGATAATTGGTACTCATGTTCTCGTCCTCTCTTGCTTGAAGAATAAAGAACGGCGCGCTGCATCTCGATCTCGATTGTTGAATAGGATCGATCTCGGCTAACAATATCGTCTTTGGAAcgaatctgtaacagaaagaataTATCCATTAATTTCAATTGACCAACAGTGAAACACAAAAttcgaattaataataaataaataatgcaaTTTGAATAGAAAATCAAACTTAATTtcaacggaaaataaataacctTGAATTCTATCCACGACACGATCTCAAATCCAATTAATCGTCACGACACAAAAGTAAATTATCGCGAGAAGGCAACACGATTcgagaataaatttaaattaatgaaaattaaataagGTTAAACTCTTTACCTCCGAAAAACAGAAATTGTTGCCTCTTTCTTATGTAAttctgtagattttgacgagaaaatggCAAAAATCTACGCTTCACAATCCTGAGCGGTCAGTGATTCAAAATGCGTGTTTGATAAATAGAAATGCCCATGCCGTGCCACCTAACGGCACCGCTCGGTAAGCGGCATGCGACCGTTTTGCATACAAACATGGCGGGCACTCTTACCcgacaaaaatatttgaaataggcCCGCTCTCTCTCTAAACCACGCATGACTTCTGAATCACTGATCTAAAATCTAAAGGATTGAATTTTTGAAGATTGGATTTATTGTAAATCCTAGTAGCACTATTCTGATCACATGATTTTCTAAATAACTGCACAAACTTCAAGAAACTATGTCTAACGAAATACGTATGGGAGAATTATCACATATTTTGTTCACatatttcttacaatataataaataatgtaaGAGCAAATATCGCTGTCATTTATATAAAGTATAAACTATTTATGtcgaagaaataaaattctttaatATGACCTTCAATAGCCGTGATCGTCTAGTGGTTAGGACCCTACGTTGTGGCCGTAGTAACCCAGGTTCGAATCCTGGTCACGGCAATGTGAAAACATTGTCACGGAGAaggtttatttatttttacttatttttcagAAAATCTCCCAACTgcaaatttacaatttattgaTGCTGATCAAATGTCTGCGGAGCttatttttaaccctttacactcggagctattctgactcgaaaatgaaacatttctcttccgtgacctagaataattccattcctttttttgtatgaatataaaattgatataataccagcatatttaataatgtaaaaatgtaaacaatattttgagtaaatggtacagcaacttttaTAATCCACATAAGATATATGAAATGATTTAAAATGTCCACGACCACACTTTAAGTTAAGCAAtggtttattattcattttaatcaAACAAGGAACCATACGAAGATAACTCTACGTTTCATCACAGTTGCTTACAATCTGATGTAACTGACTGCAACCATGTGTACGAAAGTATAAGGACTTACATTAAggtaaataaacaatatatttataaattgtcaGCAGAATTTCCTTCGCACGGTGAATAAATTCCAGGTGAAATTATGCGCGACGCCAGTTTGCAGCATTCGCCGTTGAAAGCGTTATCGTTgcttaattatatattatacctCTTTAAAAATCAATCGTTTTGTGCAAGTATGAATAAACGATCAAGATTCGTGtatgcaattttaatattatattttattggacAGTGTACGCGTGTTTCTTGTCATGAGCTCTCTAATACAAACAGCGCTAACAAAGGTAGAACAATTTACCATAACTTTCTTATCCAAAAATAGTTTCATTTCTACAGAGactaattttcgaaaaatttaataGTTCGCTCTCTCCGAGAATTAGAAGAATTAGACGTTACTGACAACACTGATGATTACTTAACAAATGGTGGTCGCAGTTCACGAAGTCCTGCCGAGTCTAGAAAACACCTAAGAGTGGGTGAGAAGAGAACAAGCATACCAAAACACACGAGTACATACTAATTATCTCAATTTTCATGCATTCTTTAATTATCAGGCGATGCCCATCAAGTTGCAAATTATTTCATTACTGGAGGACCGTTGAAGGGTCATTCTCACTTTGTAGGGTCATCCAATTGTGAGCCAAACAATGACGAAAGTAATATAGTCGGAATTAGTAACCCGGTGAGCAACAGTGATACTGACTTGCCAGCTGACTTGCCAGAAGACAATGAGAATAAGAATAGTGCTAATGCAAATTCATTCGATTCCCTCGTCGGTCTTCCATACATTCCTGCATTGCCTCAATTAGTTCAGCCTCACCTTTTACGCCGCCCTACTCCACGTATTCCTGTTATTGGTGGTATATTGCGTTCAATTGTACACCCTCGTTTTCATCATCATTTCAACAGGTTGCACTCTATCCCTGGTGCTCTTGTTGGAGCTGCTAATGCACAGTTGCATGGTTTGCTCAATGCACATCATGTGTTTCGTAAAACATTGCTACCAGGTATAGCTCAGGCTGAAGAAGGATCGCTTCTTGGGAGCACCAATCCAGTAAGTAACACCAAACAGTAAACTAAGTCTAAGAAAAAaggttttgcattgattgcgagcagcaggaataaaataaaaattgatttaatcccttaatgactttgtgaTGCTAAAAACAACGTCACAATATTCTtcgtgaatgcataaagatccacagtctagttataattctGAACGCAACGAATATTTGTTTAGCCAACGCAGTACTCTTATGTCTTATCATGTTGTAGCAGACAGATGAAAGTAAAATCAATCCTGGAAGCGACTCGGTGCCCTCGAACGAAGAAACTGCACCTGTGCTAGGTGCATATCCTACAAGCTACAATAGCAAAGTATTTGAACAATCCGTTATACAACATTAAAGATTCATATATATTTTATCATACATCATTTTCAGTTTCCAGCGACGCATCTCGTTCATCCTGACTACTTTCCTCATCTACAACCCACTGGATACATTGTGAAGTTTGTACCGCACAATGGGGACTCGTACCCTCCAGTTGTTGGATCGCCACAACAACCTTCCGATTATACAGACAGCA
Proteins encoded in this window:
- the LOC143219024 gene encoding uncharacterized protein LOC143219024 isoform X2; this encodes MGIAERITRHGLRSKEQRCTAEIFLCGHSLALRNCDEIDYGDDCIDRKVDLWIQACRDKVGRILCNRRNVSQERRTRIFREIEQVRAELMAKMRKDYYESYSEIRQFTKKVDSLGHQQRKVHAKIHELEDTCAGNVRKFRKKFGPLRVKTFRNLVISERFIFVDRRLKAKFVERIYDIDRKNMKTCAKSINTLTKM
- the LOC143219278 gene encoding uncharacterized protein LOC143219278, whose translation is MPMPCHLTAPLVRSLRELEELDVTDNTDDYLTNGGRSSRSPAESRKHLRVGDAHQVANYFITGGPLKGHSHFVGSSNCEPNNDESNIVGISNPVSNSDTDLPADLPEDNENKNSANANSFDSLVGLPYIPALPQLVQPHLLRRPTPRIPVIGGILRSIVHPRFHHHFNRLHSIPGALVGAANAQLHGLLNAHHVFRKTLLPGIAQAEEGSLLGSTNPQTDESKINPGSDSVPSNEETAPVLGAYPTSYNSKFPATHLVHPDYFPHLQPTGYIVKFVPHNGDSYPPVVGSPQQPSDYTDSNTDTEQNLGSVNNENEDADVAEQDDPPEGNENVNTSLE
- the LOC143219024 gene encoding uncharacterized protein LOC143219024 isoform X1, producing the protein MELSSETDLENFVEGVEPSRRLSEPCQNYRQSVYCLRETMGQTVGRMPNTWARLLEEKDRVLYWSGEVLARVADNVNQEESFQIDYGDDCIDRKVDLWIQACRDKVGRILCNRRNVSQERRTRIFREIEQVRAELMAKMRKDYYESYSEIRQFTKKVDSLGHQQRKVHAKIHELEDTCAGNVRKFRKKFGPLRVKTFRNLVISERFIFVDRRLKAKFVERIYDIDRKNMKTCAKSINTLTKM